From Pseudomonas sp. G2-4:
GATCCGGCTGGCCGGCACCCCGGCCTGGTTCAACTGCTCGATGACGGCATCGAGTGGCAGCGAGTTGACCCAGCGATCGATGACCCCGTACAACTCATCGCGGCGGCTGTCGCGCCCATCATTGCTGGCCAGTTGCGGATCATTGGCCAGGTCATCACGGCCGATGATCTGCATGAAACGCTTGAAGATCGCGTCACCGTTGGCGCCTATTTGCACGTGTTTGCCATCGGCGCTGGTGTGGATGGACGACGGGGTGATGCCGGGCATGATGTTGCCGGTGCGCTCGCGGATGAAACCGAACACATCGAACTCCGGCACCATGCTCTCCATCATTGCGAAAATCGCCTCATACAACGCCACATCGACCACTTGTCCGGTTCCACCGTTGACCTCGCGGTGACGCAGGGCCATCAGTGCGCCGATCACGCCCCAGAGAGCGGCGATCGAATCGCCGATGGAGATTCCGGTGCGCACGGGCGGACGGTCCTCGAACCCGGTGATGTAGCGCAGGCCGCCCATCGACTCGCCCACTGCGCCGAACCCGGGCTGATCCTTCATCGGACCGGTCTGGCCGAAGCCTGAGAGCCGCACCATCACCAGTTTCGGGTTCAGTGCATGCAATACATCCCAGCCCAGGCCGAGCTTTTCCAAAACCCCGGGGCGGAAGTTCTCGATCAGGATGTCGGCTTCACCGATCAGTTTTTTTAGAATCGCCAGGCCTTCGGGGTGCTTGAGGTTCAGGGTCAGGGATTTCTTGTTGCGTGCCTGGACGAACCACCACAACGATGTCCCTTCGTAAAGTTTGCGCCACTTGCGCAACGGGTCACCGCCGTTAGGCGATTCGACCTTGATCACCTCGGCACCGAACTCACCGCAGATGCGCGAGGCAAACGGCCCGGCGATCAAGGTGCCGAGTTCGATGACTTTGACGCCGGCAAGGGGTTTGGCAGTAAGCGACATGAGTAATCCTGTAAGGCAAAGGCAGAACGAATAGAGGGTTTTATCATAGGCCAACCGTCGTCGCCGCAGGTTGATGGTCGGCAATTCGTGGATTGCCCGCGTCATCGGTTAGACTTGCCGCCTTTCTCTGTATCAAGAAGCCCGTTCATGGCCCAGCCGTCCACGACCTATAAGTTTGAACTGAACCTCACCGACCTCGACCGCAATGTGTACGAGAGCGTGAAGCAGACCATTGCCCGCCATCCTTCGGAAACTGAAGAACGCATGACTGTGCGTCTGCTGGCCTACGCATTCTGGTACAACGAACTGCTCGCATTCGGTCGTGGTCTGTCAGACGTCGATGAACCTGCGCTGTGGGAAAAAAGCCTGGATGACCGTGTGCTGCACTGGATCGAAGTCGGCCAGCCCGACGCCGATCGCCTGACCTGGTGCTCGCGCCGCACCGAGCGTACCAGCCTGCTGGCCTACGGCAGCCTGCGCGTCTGGGAAGGCAAGGTGATCCCGGCCGTCAAGAACCTGAAAAACGTCAACATCGCCTCGGTGCCCCAGGAAGTGCTGGAAACCCTGGCCCGGGATATGCCCCGCGTGATCAAGTGGGATGTAATGATCAGCGAGGGCACGATTTTCGTGACTGACGACCGTGGTCAGCATGAAGTCCAGTTGCAATGGTTGCTGGGCGAGCGCGGTTGATCCGCCCCTGCATCAAGTGAACCCAATGTGGCGAGGGAGCTTGCTCCCGCTTGGGTGCGAAGCGCCCACAAAAAGGGGCCGCTACGCAGCCCAGCGGGAGCAAGCTCCCTCGCCACAAGTAATCAGAATTCCACAGTTTCATAGAGAAATGTCCGTCACCCCATGCGCATAGAACCCCGCCAGTTACCCGACACCCTGCCATTTCTCGGTGACCTGCCGCCGCTGTTGACCCGCCTGTATGCCGCTCGCGGCGTGCTGTCCGAAGCTGAACTGGACAAGAGCCTGGCGCGCCTGATCCCTTATCAGCAGCTCAAGGGGATCGACGCGGCGGTTGACCTGCTGGTGGTGGCGCTGGAGCAAGGCCAGCGCATCCTGATCGTCGGCGACTTCGATGCCGACGGCGCGACGGCCAGCACGGTGGGCATGTTGGGGCTGCGCCTGCTCGGTGCGGCCCATGTCGACTATCTGGTGCCCAATCGCTTCGAATACGGCTATGGACTGACCCCGGAAATCGTCGAAGTCGCCCTGGCCCGCGAGCCGCAGTTGCTGATCACCGTGGACAATGGCATTTCCAGCGTGGAAGGCGTGGCGGCGGCGAAGGCGGCGGGGCTCAAGGTGTTGGTCACCGATCACCACTTGCCAGGCCTCGAACTGCCGGCGGCCGATGCCATCGTCAACCCGAACCAGCCAGGCTGTGAATTCCCGAGCAAGGCCTTGGCCGGGGTCGGCGTGATTTTTTATGTGTTGATGGCGCTGCGGGCCCGTCTGCGCAGCCTGGGCTGGTACGCCAGCAAACCCCAGCCGAACATTGGCGAACTGCTCGACCTGGTGGCCCTGGGCAGCGTGGCCGACGTGGTGCCCCTGGACGCCAATAACCGGATCCTCGTGCATCAGGGCCTGGAACGGATTCGCGCCGGACGCGCCCGGCCCGGTATCAAGGCCATTCTGGAGGTGGCCAAGCGCGACCATTCGCGTATTACCTCCACGGACCTCGGATTTATCCTCGGCCCGCGTCTGAACGCGGCGGGGCGCCTGGACGACATGAGCCTGGGCATCGAATGCCTGCTCACCGACGACGCGGCTCTGGCTCGGGAGATGGCGGCGCAACTGGACGGCATGAACCAGGATCGCAAATCCATCGAGCAGGGCATGCAGCGCGAAGCCCTGGCCCAGCTTAAGGACCTGCCGGTGGAGTCGATGCCGTTCGGTTTATGCCTGTTCGATCCTCAGTGGCACCAAGGGGTCATCGGTATCCTTGCCTCGCGTATGAAAGAGCGCTATTTCCGCCCGACCATCGCTTTTGCCGATGCCGGCGACGGCTTGCTCAAGGGCTCGGGACGCTCGGTGCCGGGGTTTCACATTCGCGATGCGCTGAGCGTGGTGGCGGCGCAGCATCCGACCCTGATCAGCAAGTACGGAGGTCACGCCATGGCGGCGGGCCTGACCTTGCCAGAAGCGAATTTCCCGTTGTTCGCCGAG
This genomic window contains:
- the recJ gene encoding single-stranded-DNA-specific exonuclease RecJ, encoding MRIEPRQLPDTLPFLGDLPPLLTRLYAARGVLSEAELDKSLARLIPYQQLKGIDAAVDLLVVALEQGQRILIVGDFDADGATASTVGMLGLRLLGAAHVDYLVPNRFEYGYGLTPEIVEVALAREPQLLITVDNGISSVEGVAAAKAAGLKVLVTDHHLPGLELPAADAIVNPNQPGCEFPSKALAGVGVIFYVLMALRARLRSLGWYASKPQPNIGELLDLVALGSVADVVPLDANNRILVHQGLERIRAGRARPGIKAILEVAKRDHSRITSTDLGFILGPRLNAAGRLDDMSLGIECLLTDDAALAREMAAQLDGMNQDRKSIEQGMQREALAQLKDLPVESMPFGLCLFDPQWHQGVIGILASRMKERYFRPTIAFADAGDGLLKGSGRSVPGFHIRDALSVVAAQHPTLISKYGGHAMAAGLTLPEANFPLFAEAFDAEVRRQLREEDLTGRLLSDGTLAVEEFHLELARALRHAGPWGQHFPEPMFHGVFQLVEQRVVGERHLKVVLKSECGSVKLDGIAFGIDREIWPNPTVRWVELAYKLDLNEFRGQETVQLMIAHIEPR
- a CDS encoding YaeQ family protein, giving the protein MAQPSTTYKFELNLTDLDRNVYESVKQTIARHPSETEERMTVRLLAYAFWYNELLAFGRGLSDVDEPALWEKSLDDRVLHWIEVGQPDADRLTWCSRRTERTSLLAYGSLRVWEGKVIPAVKNLKNVNIASVPQEVLETLARDMPRVIKWDVMISEGTIFVTDDRGQHEVQLQWLLGERG
- a CDS encoding CaiB/BaiF CoA-transferase family protein, whose product is MSLTAKPLAGVKVIELGTLIAGPFASRICGEFGAEVIKVESPNGGDPLRKWRKLYEGTSLWWFVQARNKKSLTLNLKHPEGLAILKKLIGEADILIENFRPGVLEKLGLGWDVLHALNPKLVMVRLSGFGQTGPMKDQPGFGAVGESMGGLRYITGFEDRPPVRTGISIGDSIAALWGVIGALMALRHREVNGGTGQVVDVALYEAIFAMMESMVPEFDVFGFIRERTGNIMPGITPSSIHTSADGKHVQIGANGDAIFKRFMQIIGRDDLANDPQLASNDGRDSRRDELYGVIDRWVNSLPLDAVIEQLNQAGVPASRIFSAEDMFSDPQFLAREMFLQAKLPDGKAFKMPGIVPKLSDTPGSSEWVGPALGEHTAHVLGELGYDAQQIAQLRSDGAI